A genomic region of Saccopteryx bilineata isolate mSacBil1 chromosome 1, mSacBil1_pri_phased_curated, whole genome shotgun sequence contains the following coding sequences:
- the CENPQ gene encoding centromere protein Q, whose translation MSSKANASKKRSQQLKRKPKRKMDDEEVELSEEEVRNTVKRNKNHLSNEETGQTEQTRLRRVKTASSGRKAWRPLSSGSRKQLQTVMETVILAILSNKGRKYEEIQYHLNCLKKRLLQRCETLKVPPRELKDLTDVSSLLQTERERHRANEEGLALLQEEVDKIAETTESVTESIQSLKDRIHLLTREVGEAEEKAKQMFQTDSGVLSLPELSQKSLKAPILQEEILAQIPNPNSLLKDFDVLHNSSQTKNLLNFIEEAYKRLDAF comes from the exons ATGTCTAGTAAAGCAAATGCTTCTAAGAAGAGGTCTCaacagttaaaaagaaaaccaaaaagaaaaatggatgatGAGGAAGTGGAGTTATCAGAGGAAGAG GTTAGAAACAcagtgaaaagaaataaaaatcatctgtCTAATGAAG AGACAGGACAGACGGAGCAGACTCGGCTTAGACGGGTGAAGACGGCGTCCAGCGGGAGGAAAGCCTGGCGGCCTCTCTCCTCCGGGAGCAGAAAGCAGCTGCAAACTGTGATGGAAACGGTAATACT AGCAATTTTGAGTAACAAAGgtagaaaatatgaagaaattcAGTATCATCTCAACTGTCTGAAGAAAAG ATTGCTACAACGGTGTGAAACCCTAAAAGTCCCTCCCCGAGAGCTGAAAGACTTAACTGACGTGTCAAGTCTCCTGCAGACGGAAAGGGAGCGTCACAGAGCTAATGAGGAAGGCCTGGCGTTACTGCag GAGGAAGTGGATAAAATAGCAGAGACCACAGAGTCAGTGACTGAGAGTATTCAGAGCCTAAAGGACAGAATTCACCTTCTGACCAGGGAGGTGGGGGAAGCAGAGGAGAAGGCGAAGCAG ATGTTTCAAACAGATAGTGGGGTACTCTCCCTTCCAGAACTTTCTCAGAAGAGTCTGAAAGCACCCATACTTCAG GAAGAAATTTTGGCGCAAATTCCGAACCCAAATTCTCTTCTGAAAGACTTTGATGTTCTCCATAATTCATCTCAGACGAAGAACTTGCTCAATTTCATTGAAGAAGCCTATAAGAGACTGGATGCCTTTTAA